A stretch of Oncorhynchus mykiss isolate Arlee chromosome 12, USDA_OmykA_1.1, whole genome shotgun sequence DNA encodes these proteins:
- the LOC110539046 gene encoding uncharacterized protein LOC110539046: MVRTLNNMEELRGSGFGRPWPRHGLKLLFWFANDYIVFDNDNQMFANYDPEEGHFGFHHFRNRLECENNVCKRLLPDDGYPFYEVGNLHLTAAYSMPNYVRKYNTGDIDTSNMDRLIISMRPDMTVDRVYVTQHEDLRSFDPVNTYRISRGLLMIICGHPFADMSFRNFLEQAGYSTYEPMRYIDQCSSTAQIEFPSPAPRESRDTRMNIEVGSRAPPRAAPGFWESCCTMLLYIFFYFFLFLFFIHLYL; encoded by the coding sequence ATGGTTCGAACATTGAACAATATGGAGGAGCTGAGAGGTTCAGGTTTTGGTCGTCCCTGGCCGAGGCACGGACTCAAGCTCCTTTTCTGGTTTGCCAACGATTACATCGTCTTTGACAACGACAACCAGATGTTTGCAAATTACGACCCCGAAGAGGGACACTTTGGTTTCCATCACTTCCGCAACAGACTTGAGTGTGAAAACAACGTCTGCAAGAGGCTGCTTCCTGATGATGGCTACCCATTCTATGAGGTGGGCAACCTCCACCTCACAGCAGCTTATTCCATGCCTAATTATGTCAGGAAGTACAACACTGGTGACATAGATACCAGCAACATGGACCGCCTCATTATCAGTATGCGTCCAGACATGACAGTGGATAGGGTCTATGTGACCCAGCACGAGGACCTGAGGAGCTTCGACCCGGTCAACACCTATCGCATCAGCAGGGGGTTGCTCATGATCATATGCGGCCATCCATTCGCGGACATGTCATTTAGGAACTTCCTGGAACAGGCGGGCTATTCTACCTACGAGCCAATGAGATACATCGATCAGTGTTCTAGTACCGCCCAAATCGAATTCCCAAGCCCCGCCCCCAGGGAGTCTAGAGATACCAGAATGAATATAGAAGTTGGATCCAGAGCTCCACCCAGAGCTGCACCAGGCTTCTGGGAAAGCTGCTgtaccatgctgttatatatatttttttatttttttttatttttattttttattcacctttattta